In the Rhodoferax fermentans genome, CAACATCAACCCGGCTGGTTATTTGAAGGTCACAGATCGCGTCAAAGACATCATCAAGACTGGCGGCGAATGGACATCCTCACTGGAACTCGAGGACATCATTGCCAAACATGAAGCAGTACACGAAGTCGCTGTTGTCGGCATCCCCGATGACAAATGGGGTGAACGCCCGCTCGCACTGGTTCTGCTCAAGCCGGATCACGTTGGGCAGATCAGCGAACATGTCTTGCGTAACTACGCGGCGCACGCAATCGAGGCTGCCGGCGTCTCGCGTTACGGCGTGCTGCTGCAGGTGCGTTTCGTCAAGACGCTGGTCAAGACCAGTGTCGGCAAGATGAACAAGCGTCTGATGCGGGCTGATCCGGCAGCCCTGTGCCTCTAGCGACGTACGCCCGCAAAACCGGCAAGAATGGATCGGGTGGCAAAGTCACCGGCACCGGACACGCCGTTCACAGATTTCGACTTGGCGCCATATAACCTTGACGAGCTTGAACCTGGCATAGCCACTACTTTTTCGAGGCCAGCATCGCCTTTAAATCGGCGAAAGGATTGAAGGTGCAATCCGACGGGTTGTCACGGTGGTTATTGTTCTTGTGATGCACTTCCAGCAATGGCAGATTGGCTTGATCGAACGTGCGGGCACAGCGTCCGCAGACCCAGGGGAAAAGTTTCAGCGCTTGCGCCCGGTAACCCTGTTCCCTTTTTTCGGCACTGCGTCGCGCCTCAAGGACGAGACTATCAAGTCGTTGATTGGTTTGTGCCATTGCAAGCCACTGCCTTTCAGTTGAGGGGACGCCGTTTTAGCTTACGACGAAATTCAACAGCGTGTATGGAGATATTCGTTGGCGTCAGTCTGAAATCGCTTTGATCTCTACCCGCCCCAAAAAGAGACAAGCCTCACTCGGATAATGCCGGTTCAACTGAACCCGCAGACCCAACACATGCTCAGCACCCTTCTCACCATTGGTTTTCTTCACTGGCTGGTACTGCTTTTGCCGGGCGCCAACTTCCTGCTGGTGGGGCAGCTGGCGGCCAGTGGCCAACGCAGCACCGCGTGTGTGGCGGCCTTGGGTGTCACCACGGTCACCTTCACCTGGGCCAGCTTAGCCATCCTCGGGATTGGTTTAATTTTTAACGCGCATCCTGCCTGGCGCCAGGCCTTGCAGCTGGCCGGAGGTGTTTACCTGTGCCACCTGGGCTACAAACTGTGGCGCGCACAAGGCAAGACCAACAGCACAGCCAATGTTCAGCTGTCCCATGGGGCGGCGTTTCGGCTCGGGTTCATCACCAACATCCTGAACCCGAAAACCGCCTTGTTCTTCGGCAGCGTGTTTGCCACGTCCTTGCCTGCCAACGCGAGCCTGGCCCTGGTGGCCAGTGCCATTGCCCTGGTTTACCTCAACGCACTGGTCTGGCACCTGTTTTTGGCGCTGGCTTTTTCCCACCCGCGTGTGCAAGCGGCTTATGCCCGCCACACGGCCTTGTTGGGCAAGTTAGCCGGGGTGTTGGTGGGGGCTTTTGGTCTCAAACTCATCGTGGCCACACTGCAAGAGTTTCAGACCAAAGTGGCCTGAACTGACTCCCCCAACAAAAGGACAACACGCAGGCACTGCTGCGGCCGAAGTCTGCCTTGCGAGGAGGGAAGTTTTTGCAGCCTTGGCCACACCCACCAGCATGGTGGACGGCGCTTGCACCCAGTGCTCATCACGCTGTGACGCGTTGACGCCTGTTCGTCAATTTGCGATAATGCGAACCATTCGCAACAATTCATGCCAGCCAACCCGTCGGGCCAGCCAGCTTGCTGTTCTCTGGAGTTCTCGTTGAACACTCTCGCCGCGCCCGATCCGATCACCACGCTTTACCTCAACCACCACGGCTGGCTCCAAACTTGGCTGCGGCGGCGCCTGGGCTGTGCGGCAGATGCGGCCGATCTGGCCCAGGATGCCTTCATGCGTTTGCTCCTGGCGCCCAAGCAGTTCAACAGCATGCCCGAAACGCGAGGTTATCTGCGCACCATGGCCAACGGCCTGTGCATCGACCTCTGGCGTCGCCGCGAGCTGGAGCAGGCCTGGTTGCAGACGCTGGCCTGTCGACCCGAAGCGGTCGAACCCTCGCCTGAACATCGCGCCCTCATTGTCGAAACCCTGCTCGAAATCAGCAACATGCTCAGTCGTCTGTCGCAGAAGGCCGCCGCTGCCTTCATCATGGCCCAGGTTGATGGCCTGCCCTACCGGGAAATCGCCACGCAATTGGCCGTCTCGGAAAGGATGGTCAAGAAATACATCGCCCAGGCCATGCTGCAGTGCGCGCTCATCGAAGCGGGGCAGAGGGGCTGAGATGGCGTCAACGATCACCACAGCGTCCGCGCAGCCGGACTACAACACGCTGGAAGCAGCCGCCAACTGGTACGCCACCCTACAAAGCGACACGGCCAGCACAGCCGATCACCAGGCCTGGCAAGCCTGGCTGAATCAATCACAAGCACATGCCAAAGCCTGGTCGTATATCGAGACCGTCAGCCAGCGTTTCGACCCCTTGCGCAGCGGCGGACACCAGGCCGCACTGGCCGGTATCCAGGCCGCCCAACGTGGAGGCAGCAGACGGCGGCAGGCGCTGGCCGGGCTGGCCAGCGTTGTTGGACTCGGCATTGCTGGCTGGATGGGCTGGCGGCACACCGCACTACCCGAAGTGGTGCTGGCCTGGGGCGCCGACTACCAGACCAGCACCGGAGAACAGCGTGAGATCACCCTGGTTGATGGCAGTCAGGTATGGCTCAACACCCGTAGTGCCATCAGCGTCCATTACCACGCGGGTGCCCGGCTGCTCAAGCTGCTTGACGGCGAGATCCTGGTGCAGACCGCCCACGACACCAACAGCCGCCCCTTCTATGTGGAGACCCGTTTCGGCCGCCTGCAGGCGTTGGGCACCCGTTTTTCCGTCTTGCATGACGACAGGCGCACGCGCCTTGATGTTTTTGAAGGCGCCGTCGAAATCTGCAACGCGGCCGGCAGTCTGCAACGTGTCAAGGCCGGAGAAAGAGCGGCGTTCACCGCCGACAACATCTCTGCCATTCTGCCCGCCGAACGGGCCCGCGAAGCCTGGCGCCGAGGTTTGGTGGTGGCGGACAACATCCCGCTGGAGGCATTGATCGACGATCTGGCCCGCTACCAGCACGGTCACCTGGGTGTCGCGGCTGAAGTCGCCAAACTCAGCGTGATGGGCGTTTATCCCGCCAACGACATAACACGTGCCCTGGCCATGCTGGAAAGCGCCCTGCCAATTCGCGTCAAGCGGAGTATGTCGTGGTGGGTGACGCTTGAGGCACGCCCGTGACTTTTTTTGGGTCATTGGTTCCCTTTTTGGCGACTCATCCGATTTACCTTGTGAGAAGCAAGCTGATCGAGTTTCACCAGCCACCCAAGCGACAAGGCGGCGGCCCCCAGGACCGCCCTGCCTAAACATGTGTCCTGCACGTCCAGGCAGCCAGCGCGATTTCCTTGACAGCACGCTTCCTAAACACTCAGTTCACTATTCGGGAATTCGTCCATGTCAAACCATCACATCCAGCCGCTTGGCCAACACAAGCGCCAGGCAGACCGCGCCGCACCGGCTGGGCAACACACCAACTTCACGCTGCGCCCGCTGGCTATTGCCGCGCATCTCGCCATCGTCGGCAGCGTCGCCCTGCTTGGCTGGGTGCCGCCAGCCCAAGCCCAGAGCACTGGCGCACAGACCGCTGTCCAGTCCAGGACCTACAACATCCCCGCCGGTTCACTGGCAGCCAGCCTCAATCGTTTCGCCGAGGAGGCAGGTGTGCTGCTGACGGCCAGCGGCGACATCACTCAGGGTAAGGCCAGTCAGGGTCTGAAAGGACAGTATTCGGTGTCGGCCGGTTTTGCCGCACTGCTCTCAGGCACGGGGCTGGAGGCTTTTCGCCAAGCCAATGGCAGTTTCGGGCTGCGCCCGGTCCCCGTTGTCAGCCAGGGGGCTGAGGTGCAGTTGTCGACGGTCACCGTCCAGAACAAACGCGAACTCCGTGTGTCCAAAGGCGCCACCAACCTGCCCATGGAGATCAAGGACACACCGCAGACCATCAGCACGGTCGACAAAGAGAGCCTGCGCGACTTCGGCGTGAGCAACAGCAACGATGCGTTGCGCATGGGCACCGGCATCCATGTCGAGGAGTGGGAAACCAACCGCACCGGTTACAGCGCACGCGGCTTCGATGTGATGCTGACACAGGTTGACGGCATGGGCATGACCAACGACTGGGGGCTGGTCGAAGGTCAGCTGGACACTTTCCTGTTCGAGAAAATCGAGTTGGTTCGTGGCGCCAACGGCCTGCTCACAGGTGTTGGCAACGCGTCGGGCACCATCAATTACGTGCGCAAACGGCCCACCAACAAGGACGGCGGCGAAGTCCAGCTGGCCGGTGGCTCGAACGGCCTCAAACGCGTGGCTCTGGACTACAACAAGGTGCTGACCGAGGACGGCAAATGGGCTGGCCGACTGGTGGTGGCGCAGGAAGACAAGGATTCCTACCTGCGCGCACTGAGCAACAAGCGCAGCTCCATCTACGGTGTGCTCGAAGGACAGATTGGTACCGACGGGGTGTTGACCCTGGGTTTGACCTATCAGGACGCCAAGCAGCGCTCCCCCATGTGGGGCTCGCTGACGCTGCCTTATGCCGACGGTCGACTGGCCGACTTCGATGTCTCTTCATCGACCTCGCAGGACTGGACACGCTGGAACAACAAATCGCTCAACGCCTTCGTCGAGTACACCCATGCGCTGTCGCCCGATTGGGAGGCAAAAATCGCCTACAACCACACCCAGGGCGAAGGCAACACCAAGTTGTTCTACGCCTACTCCAAGAGTGGCCACCTCAACAACGACAACACCGGCCTGATCGGCTGGCCCTACCGCAGTGAAAACGAATCACAAAGCGACATTGTGGATCTGAACCTGAGTGGCCGCTTTGATGCCTTTGGGCGCCAGCATGACGCCGTGTTTGGCTTGAGCCATTCGAAGCAGACAAGTCTGACCTACTCTTTCGCTGCACCAGCCGCTTCTGCGCTGTCAGCGCCCTTCCCTTATTCCGGAGATATCTACCCCGAACCCACCTGGGGCGCCAAGAAAGTCGCGTCCGACGGCGACCAGGCCATCACGCGCCTGTACGCAGCGACCCGACTGACACTGACCGACCGACTCAAGGGCATCGTTGGTCTCAACTCGATCAAGCTGCAGCGCAACGGAACCGCGATCTACGGCGGCGGCACCAACCTGGACAACGAAACAACCGAAAAGTCCAGCCCCTATGTCGGAGCGACCTACGACATCACACCGGACACGCTGGCCTACGCCTCGTACTCGGACATCTTCCAGGCCCAGGATCAGCGCAACGTCAACGGCGCTTTCCTGGCGCCGATGAAGGGCGTCAATACCGAGGTGGGTGTCAAAGCCGAATGGCTGAACCGCAAGCTGCTGACCACCTTTGCCGTTTTCTCCGCGACCCAAAAGGGGCTGGCAACCATTGCAGGTTTCGACACAGTGGCCCAACAAAACTACTACGCCCCCAAGGACGTGACCTCACGTGGTTTCGAGATTGAGGCCACGGGTCGGATCAACGCGGACACCCAGCTTACCGCCGGGTTCACCTCACTCAAGCTGACCGGACCGGATGGCAATGACATTTACGAATGGGTGCCACGCCGTACATTGAAGCTGCGTGCCGACACGCGGGTGCCGATGTTGCCGAGCCTGCGGCTGGGCTCTGCGCTGCGCTGGCAGTCTGACGTCTCGAAGATTGGCGGCGCGCGGCAGGATGCTTATGTGGTCGCCGACGCGTTCGCTTCTTACGAGCTGAAC is a window encoding:
- a CDS encoding TonB-dependent siderophore receptor produces the protein MSNHHIQPLGQHKRQADRAAPAGQHTNFTLRPLAIAAHLAIVGSVALLGWVPPAQAQSTGAQTAVQSRTYNIPAGSLAASLNRFAEEAGVLLTASGDITQGKASQGLKGQYSVSAGFAALLSGTGLEAFRQANGSFGLRPVPVVSQGAEVQLSTVTVQNKRELRVSKGATNLPMEIKDTPQTISTVDKESLRDFGVSNSNDALRMGTGIHVEEWETNRTGYSARGFDVMLTQVDGMGMTNDWGLVEGQLDTFLFEKIELVRGANGLLTGVGNASGTINYVRKRPTNKDGGEVQLAGGSNGLKRVALDYNKVLTEDGKWAGRLVVAQEDKDSYLRALSNKRSSIYGVLEGQIGTDGVLTLGLTYQDAKQRSPMWGSLTLPYADGRLADFDVSSSTSQDWTRWNNKSLNAFVEYTHALSPDWEAKIAYNHTQGEGNTKLFYAYSKSGHLNNDNTGLIGWPYRSENESQSDIVDLNLSGRFDAFGRQHDAVFGLSHSKQTSLTYSFAAPAASALSAPFPYSGDIYPEPTWGAKKVASDGDQAITRLYAATRLTLTDRLKGIVGLNSIKLQRNGTAIYGGGTNLDNETTEKSSPYVGATYDITPDTLAYASYSDIFQAQDQRNVNGAFLAPMKGVNTEVGVKAEWLNRKLLTTFAVFSATQKGLATIAGFDTVAQQNYYAPKDVTSRGFEIEATGRINADTQLTAGFTSLKLTGPDGNDIYEWVPRRTLKLRADTRVPMLPSLRLGSALRWQSDVSKIGGARQDAYVVADAFASYELNNKTTLRLNINNVFDKKYLRTVQYGAIYGAPRNLMVSLDYKL
- a CDS encoding LysE family transporter; amino-acid sequence: MLSTLLTIGFLHWLVLLLPGANFLLVGQLAASGQRSTACVAALGVTTVTFTWASLAILGIGLIFNAHPAWRQALQLAGGVYLCHLGYKLWRAQGKTNSTANVQLSHGAAFRLGFITNILNPKTALFFGSVFATSLPANASLALVASAIALVYLNALVWHLFLALAFSHPRVQAAYARHTALLGKLAGVLVGAFGLKLIVATLQEFQTKVA
- a CDS encoding sigma-70 family RNA polymerase sigma factor; translated protein: MNTLAAPDPITTLYLNHHGWLQTWLRRRLGCAADAADLAQDAFMRLLLAPKQFNSMPETRGYLRTMANGLCIDLWRRRELEQAWLQTLACRPEAVEPSPEHRALIVETLLEISNMLSRLSQKAAAAFIMAQVDGLPYREIATQLAVSERMVKKYIAQAMLQCALIEAGQRG
- a CDS encoding FecR domain-containing protein, with the translated sequence MASTITTASAQPDYNTLEAAANWYATLQSDTASTADHQAWQAWLNQSQAHAKAWSYIETVSQRFDPLRSGGHQAALAGIQAAQRGGSRRRQALAGLASVVGLGIAGWMGWRHTALPEVVLAWGADYQTSTGEQREITLVDGSQVWLNTRSAISVHYHAGARLLKLLDGEILVQTAHDTNSRPFYVETRFGRLQALGTRFSVLHDDRRTRLDVFEGAVEICNAAGSLQRVKAGERAAFTADNISAILPAERAREAWRRGLVVADNIPLEALIDDLARYQHGHLGVAAEVAKLSVMGVYPANDITRALAMLESALPIRVKRSMSWWVTLEARP